The stretch of DNA TGGACGTAGACAAATTGTCAAACCACTTACATATTATCTCTATCTTGTGTTTATGTGTATTTTGGATAGTTTTGATACAACATTTCAGTCAAATAAAGTCAGGCCATAACCTGCCACTAGCTCTTCTTTTACTGGTTGGTTTATGAGTTAATGGTTGATGTGTAGATATCCCAGCATATATCCGGTTATGAATGTATATTTCTCTGATAAATGAATGATGATagtttctctaaaaaaaaaaaaaaactaaaaccaatttatttttcattttacctGTGAAAAAAGTAGTATCACAActataataatatcaaaacgaaaaggaaaaccaaataataGATTAAATTTACCTTTATTTTGGATCTATAACACTAtataaacaaaaaggaaaaaaaaaaagaaagtaaataaatGCATCAAAAAGATGTTGGCAGGAAATATAATTCCCATAAATACTTGTTTTAGGTTAATCTTCTATAATTCCCAATCTTGAAATATTAACTTATTCAAGGcggaaaatcaaattttatccaaattaattgggtttatataattttttagcaaAATTGAAATATCtttagtaaataatttgaataaCTAGATTCAATTATTAGATAGTTTCAAGATACAAATACGTGATTTTCTTAATCTAAAATAGAACGCCATATCATTAAAAGTTAATATTATGATAGGTTGGAATTACTCATCATTCATGTTCCGGAACTATTTaagaattttgttaaataaatataaagttcaAATTCAATTCCAACCATTTATTAATGACTCATCCAAACGTAATTTCGGTTCAGCTGGTTGTGAATGTTGGTTTCTGCAGAAGAATTATTTACAGAAACCAACAATAATATAGTTGTTGTGGGATGGTATTTTAGGTGTAAGAACTCATTTCCTTTCACTATGGTTGGTCTTTTTAATTGTGGATTGTACATGTATTCCCTCCTTTCGTTATCacttgttagtttttttttttttttaattattttttttaactagttTCTAGAgtaatattgtatttttattgaaacttaAGGTGCGATTTGAAtggtgagataagatgagataattttagataaaagttaaaagttaaattaaatattattaaaatattattttttaatattattattattttaaaattttaaaatttgaattatttattatattttgtgtaaaaatttaaaaaaattataataataaaatgagattagatgaaatatttttactattctaATTGGCCTAAATAACTTTCTTGTGAGTTTTTGAATCTAATcccaagttttttttaagaaatgttatggtttttttttaatattaatttttttatttgaatttatatttattatttaaaaaaaaaaaaaaattagactccCTTACGCAAtcaactgtaaatatcatttcttagaAAAACCATTCACTAATGACTAAACAGCAGCGCACTGCTCTGCTTTACAGCAAAGCGTGAACGCCATCCCCATATTTCTTTATTCGAAAAAGATTCAATCACACACTCACAGTCTCTCTCACACTGACTGACACACTCCAAGAACGAGATTAGCAACACTAACCACTTGCACTGTTGGATTTAAACCAGTCTCTTTTCTTTACTCATTAGCGAGACACACAGAAAGTATTCACAAAAAGcgcttccctctctctctctctctctctctctctctctctacatatcTGTACATTTGTGTCATGTTATGTGTACATCTGATCTGAAACCCTAGCCTTTCGATCCCGCGGACGAGGTGCATTTGGATGTGAGATACGTAGTTGCTGGAATCGTGGAGTCGGTCAGATCGGCTATAATGGCGGAGGTGTCCGAAGTAGGAGTGTTGTCTCCTGAGACGGCggcgacgacgacgacgacgtaCGCCAGCAATGGCAGTGCTGAGCCGACGTACACTCACGCGTCGCCGGGGCCGCTGATGGTGTCGGGATCGTTTAAGGAAGGGAGGAGCTCGTCGCGTAGGAGAGCGTCCGTGAGGCCCAGCCTCGACGCTGATGAGTTCCTTAACCTGCTTCACGGGTCGGATCCGGTCAAGGTCGAGCTCAATCGGCTCGAGAACGAAGTCCGAGGTGCGGAATGCGGTTCGATCTGCTGCGTTTAGAGCTGATTTGGCTGGGATGCGTGTTTGATAAGTCGTCTTCTTTTGGTTGTGGTTTTGCAGATAAGGACCGTGAGTTGGGGGAGGCCCAGGCGGAGATAAAGGCCTTGAGGTTCTCCGAACGACTTAGAGAAAAGGCCGTTGAAGAGGTCATTTCTATTTTCCTCAATTTTGGTGCTTTATCCCCCTCTTCCTTCTCGTCGACAGATTAGTTAGTtgcatattttaattatttgtggtTTTTCTATTTGCTATGCGCATTAAACATTACTTCACTTATCTCCAATTTACAGAGATTTGTAATTATATGGAACAGCTATGATAGTGGTTCGAAGCCCCCGTGGAGGATCGCGATTTCTTGTTTGATTAGCTAGAGTGCTTATATCTTTGGACtatttgctttcttttgttACGTAATATAGACCACAGGGATTGTatattgaagtattttttaaaaaaaaaaaaattgcaaaagaaacTTCCAGTTTCTCCTAATTTTTGGAAAATGGGTTGTACAGTTCTGCCCTTACTGCCTCAATTTAGCACCTTATATTTGCTTATCTTACTGTGTCAATGCTAGTTGTTTCTAACAGCATAAATATCTCACTTACTTTCCCTGAATTCTTTGGCGTGCTTTATAGCATTAATGACTCTAGATTGCTTGATATTCTAGACAGTTGAATGTTTTGGGCTTGAATTGCATTGGCCATTATCCAGAAATGAAAGtatctaaaatttttgtttctgAAGTAATCGACTCTTTTAGTTTTCACGAATTTGATAAACTTGATCAgtcattcttttctttatttcctttcccATTGAAATTGATACTTACCTTGTTTCTCTATGTATTTTCATTACACTGCAGCTCACTGAAGAGCTGTCAAAGGTTGAGGAGAAGCTGAAGTTAACAGAATCTCTTCTTGAAAGCAAAGTATTGCTCAAAGCCTCTCTAAATAGTGCTTTTGTCATTTGGTGCCTATTGTAAAACTCTATTTATTCGACAAAAAAATGTCTTGCAGAATCTTGAGATAAAGAAAATCAACGATGAGAAGAAAGCTTCCATGGCAGCTCAGTTTGCTGCTGAAGCCACTCTTCGAAGGGTTCATGCTGCTCAAAAGGATGATGATATGCCTCCAATTGAAGCCATTCTTGCACCTCTGGAGGCTGAGCTCAAGCTGGCTAAGCAAGAGGTATGtcttgtcttcttctttttcttctacttaTGATATCCTGACTTGTAATCAGGAAAGATTTTAGtcataattttcttctctcttctttcacATCTCCTTGCTGTCAccataagaagaagaaaaaaaagaatctatTAGAGGGAAAATTAGTTCAGTCGTTGATTCGTCACCTTGATTCGTTACAGATTGCAAAGCTTCAAGATGATAACAAAGCCTTGGATCGTCTTACGAAATCAAAAGAAGCAGCCTTAATTGAAGCTGAGAGGACTGTTCAGGTTGCTTTGGCAAAGGCCTCTTTGGTGGATGATCTCCAAAATAAAAACCAGGAATTAATGAAGCAGATAGAAATATGCCAGGTAAACCAAATCTTGTATGTTCTTTTTACCCAAGCTTATTGGACCTTGGGATGTGAAATCTTTTTTCTTACTATGCACATTTAGAATGGACTTATATGTCTACTCCTTGTGGGTGctaggaagaaaataaaattttggacaaaatGCATAGACAAAAGGTTGCAGAGGTTGAAAAGCTTACTCAAACTGTTCGGGAGTTGGAAGAGGCTGTTCTTGCTGGTGGTGCGGCTGCAAATGCCGTGAGGGATTATCAGCGAAAATTTCAGGAGATGAACGTAATGTGCCTGACATATTTGAATGCTCAATGTTGGAAGTTGCCTTATGTTGACCTATAGTTTTCGTCTAGCAGACAGTTTCCTTAAACCTGGTAGCGTTTTACTTTTTTGTTCATCAGGAGGAAAGGAAAACACTTGACCGGGAGCTGGCCCGTGCTAAGGTATCTGCAAACAGAGTGGCTGTAGTGGTTGCAAATGAGTGGAAGGATGCTAATGACAAAGTGATGCCTGTGAAGCAATGGCTTGAAGAACGGAGATTTTTGCAGGTAACTGTTGACTTTCATTTCCTTCTGCTTCAATACTGAGCTTCTATCGATTCGTTCTTTGAGACACCATTTTCTAGTTTCTATCTAATTTTTACCAAACTATGTTGTTACAGGGAGATATGCAGCAACTTCGAGACAAGCTTGCTATAGCCGAGCGAACTGCAAAGTCTGAAGCACAGTTAAAGGTAATCATATGGCTTTTACGGGGCTTGTTCTTTAGTAACTTTGCcatatgttttcttcttttagtgaatgttgaacattctttattttttgtaggaaaaatatcatttacgACTAAAAGTGCTAGAGGAGAGTTTGAGAGGATCTTCTGGTAATGCTCGCAGTACACCAGAGGGACGAAGCACAAGCAATGGGCCTTCTCGTCGTCAGTCCATTGGTGGAGCTGATAACATCTCAAGATTAACCTCAAATGGCTTTTTATCAAAGAGAACACCAACCTCTCAATTTAGGCCCTCTTCTTTGTCCTCCAGCACGAGTGCAGTACTGAAGCATGCTAAAGGCACCTCAAAATCATTTGATGGTGGCACAAGGTCTTTGGAAAGGAGTAAGATTCTCTTAAATGGAACAAGCCCCAGCTATTCATTCAACCAATCTTGTGAGGGAACAAAGGATGGCGAGGGGAATAATAAGTGGAAAGAAAATTCGGATGATAAGCCAAACGAGTTCCAGATGGTGGATACAGAGGATAGCGTCCCAGGGGTTATGTATGAGTTACTGCAAAAAGAGGTCATAGCTTTGAGGAAAGCAGGCCACGAGAAAGATCAAAGCCTGAAAGACAAGGATGACGCCATTGAGGTTTATTTCTTGTCCCAACTGatatattattctataattaCGCCTCTAGTTAATATATGGTTTTGATTGGTGCTTTCAGATGTTAGCAAAGAAGGTAGAGACATTGACTAAGGCAATGGAAGTTGAAgcaaagaagatgagaagagaagTAGCTGCCATGGAAAAGGAGGTAGCTGCCATGCGTGTAGAGAAAGAACACGAGAATAGGGCAAAAAGGTTTGGCAATGCAAAGGGTCCTGTCACTAGTGCTCAGCTGCTTTCTGCCAGGTACtttctcaatattttatttttacctcaAGTCATGCCTTCAgctaaattaattgaataattTACACAATGCATTGCTGTGTCATGCTTCTGTTGTTTGCTAATTGTTAGATTAGCAGTCAATATATGACTTACTTGTTTCCaccataccaaaaaaaaaataataataataaggctAGTTGatcttgggtttttttttttttttttaagccagATATTCATATTTCATTGTTCTTTGTTCATGTTATGTAATGCTCGGAGggaggcccaaaccacatgggcCTATCctctaaaatgactatttagtggtacaattggagcccccattggaatcattataaagagcaataacatCTCCCTCTTAAGCAATATGGGACCCATACACTGCCTACACTCATCACTCAGAATGGGGTATCACGTATACCTCTTACTCATTAgaagtaatttttgttttgtagagAAGCCCTTTCCAATGACCTGTTGATATGTCCAACTGTTATCTCAACATATTGAATTAAATTTACTcctaggaaaatatttttttttttttataagtaaacggtaGTATTAATAAGGATAGGCAAAactcaagtacacaagatggtatacaagagatagaACCTATCTAGTTCGTAATATTggaaacaagaaagtcatgcaaatttaggccattaaagtctacaGCTATAGCCCAAAGGAATAAAGTACGGAAAATATTCATAGGCAGTCCCCCCGCAAATTGCCACTAAGGTGCTGAGGACTTTCATTTGGTCTTTCAAATCCACTTTCCATTTTGTACTTTTGTTAATTCCATTAAATGAATCTTAACAAACTTACGTGTAAATTAGATAACAATGATATAAAGAACAAGTAAGCTTGTGGAATAGAGGTGGATTTAGCCTTAGTTTTTATCCTATGTTCGATTTTGGTTCCTGAAATTTTTGAAGTTGTCTTCCTCCCTGTAATTTAGCAGTATAGTCTTGTAAATGAGCCTTAATAGAGTTTTAGTGGCGCAATGTTCATGACTTGCTCTTATCTATTTCTTCTTCCTGGCTAGGTGTTGTCTTTTGTAAGGCCCATGTATTGGGGCTTCGCCTATTCATttattgatattaattatttttaattgtaaaaaaatgagcCTTACATTCAGGTTGGCTTAGTAATTTAattcatgaaaagtcatgccattaaaatcaattacaatcgactaATGGAGTATTGAAAAATAgacttctaagctcatccattgaccacTCTCAACCTTCAGAgcttctttcattcctctccctccaaatacacctcCATAGACAAattggaaccatcttccatattgttgCAATATGAGAGTAGCCCTGGATGTGTTGccaagaagctaggaggtcAATTACCCTTTTCAGTATCACCCAAGCTAATTTCATCAGAGCAAAGAAGTCATTCCACAAAGTCGTAGCAATCTCACAAAAAAGTAATAGATGATCTATGGACTTTCCtctctttttgcacatacaacaccaatccatgacTGATGTGGTGTTTCGGTAGGTTGTCAATTGTGAGGATCTTCCCTTAGGAAGTTGTCCATACAAAAGAAATTGTCTTTTGAGGTGCCTtaatactcttccatgggaatgaaGTTTTATTATTTGTGGTCTTGGCTTGATAATAAGAGCGGACTGCAAACTTCCCTTTCTTAGAAGGGCGCCAAAAGATCTTGTCTTCGGCTCCCCCCATCATATGGTTAGAGTATGCTAGATCATAGAACTTCGAAAAAGCAtaaacttcccaatcttgtgcatctcTGAAGATTATAAGAGGTCCTTTGGATAGGATTAAGAGGTCCGCAATTgaggcttctttcattcttgctaTGCCATAGAATTTTGGATAAGCTTCTTTGAATGCTCCATTGCCACACCATAGATcgtgccaaaatttgattttggacCCATAACCCACCTCAAAACTGATCTTGCTTGAATGTGTCCTATCCTCTTCTTTATGTGTTTCCGTAGTCCCACCCCATATGACCCACTTACCTCAGTCAAACACCATCCTCTCCATGGTTCACCATGCTTTGAGTCTATGATGACTCTTCATAATTTTGCTACTTACAAGTTTGCTGTGTAGACATGCCAGTTACTACGAGACCCATtacagtttaaaaaaaaatgtctgcacgcaaatacttttttatggTAATTGTTATGACAAGTTTCCACATAAGTAGTGTGTTTGCCTTGTGTCAATTAGCAggaaatttattttctcaatgAATAAACGAGAAATTCGTAAGTGATTATAACATagcaaaatatttatttttattagctGACGTGTgcaacatttttgttttgataagttcGGAATACTTACCAGTTACCACTATGCTACAATGACTTGTTATGATGTGTGCAACATGTTCTGACACTGAAATTAATTATGCATCCACAATGATCATGATTATTGGATTGCTTATTGTACACccttgggattagtcgggacgctgttcttggacacctagtgccaataaaaaaaaaactttgccaATGAATCGTGTCTGACCTAGATAAAGGCTGTGCAAAAGGTT from Juglans microcarpa x Juglans regia isolate MS1-56 chromosome 3S, Jm3101_v1.0, whole genome shotgun sequence encodes:
- the LOC121257235 gene encoding microtubule-associated protein 70-2-like isoform X1; translation: MAEVSEVGVLSPETAATTTTTYASNGSAEPTYTHASPGPLMVSGSFKEGRSSSRRRASVRPSLDADEFLNLLHGSDPVKVELNRLENEVRDKDRELGEAQAEIKALRFSERLREKAVEELTEELSKVEEKLKLTESLLESKNLEIKKINDEKKASMAAQFAAEATLRRVHAAQKDDDMPPIEAILAPLEAELKLAKQEIAKLQDDNKALDRLTKSKEAALIEAERTVQVALAKASLVDDLQNKNQELMKQIEICQEENKILDKMHRQKVAEVEKLTQTVRELEEAVLAGGAAANAVRDYQRKFQEMNEERKTLDRELARAKVSANRVAVVVANEWKDANDKVMPVKQWLEERRFLQGDMQQLRDKLAIAERTAKSEAQLKEKYHLRLKVLEESLRGSSGNARSTPEGRSTSNGPSRRQSIGGADNISRLTSNGFLSKRTPTSQFRPSSLSSSTSAVLKHAKGTSKSFDGGTRSLERSKILLNGTSPSYSFNQSCEGTKDGEGNNKWKENSDDKPNEFQMVDTEDSVPGVMYELLQKEVIALRKAGHEKDQSLKDKDDAIEMLAKKVETLTKAMEVEAKKMRREVAAMEKEVAAMRVEKEHENRAKRFGNAKGPVTSAQLLSASTPSDESDVSTTFTELAKTRNSRKETESKEENGVLLTVRL
- the LOC121257235 gene encoding microtubule-associated protein 70-1-like isoform X2 — translated: MAEVSEVGVLSPETAATTTTTYASNGSAEPTYTHASPGPLMVSGSFKEGRSSSRRRASVRPSLDADEFLNLLHGSDPVKVELNRLENEVRDKDRELGEAQAEIKALRFSERLREKAVEELTEELSKVEEKLKLTESLLESKNLEIKKINDEKKASMAAQFAAEATLRRVHAAQKDDDMPPIEAILAPLEAELKLAKQEIAKLQDDNKALDRLTKSKEAALIEAERTVQVALAKASLVDDLQNKNQELMKQIEICQEENKILDKMHRQKVAEVEKLTQTVRELEEAVLAGGAAANAVRDYQRKFQEMNEERKTLDRELARAKVSANRVAVVVANEWKDANDKVMPVKQWLEERRFLQGDMQQLRDKLAIAERTAKSEAQLKEKYHLRLKVLEESLRGSSGNARSTPEGRSTSNGPSRRQSIGGADNISRLTSNGFLSKRTPTSQFRPSSLSSSTSAVLKHAKGTSKSFDGGTRSLERSKILLNGTSPSYSFNQSCEGTKDGEGNNKWKENSDDKPNEFQMVDTEDSVPGVMYELLQKEVIALRKAGHEKDQSLKDKDDAIEMLAKKVETLTKAMEVEAKKMRREVAAMEKEVAAMRVEKEHENRAKRFGNAKGPVTSAQLLSARNVTRAGLTRSTQ